From a single Nostoc sp. MS1 genomic region:
- a CDS encoding molybdate ABC transporter substrate-binding protein translates to MKRHFYTFSLIACAVSITLPTPALGVTLYGAGSLRSSLTKLTEAFTKDSGIAVNTYFGPSGLTRAKIENELAGNLKTADVFASADLGNPLQLFQKGLSSPVENFTSNRMVAVLRPGLDNITSDNLLGFLLDPNIKIGTSTPLSDPSGDYAWQIFDKADKVRPGSSQTLKDKALQLVGGNPSAPPVPSNENNLVYFLKTNPLADIFLAYYTSGKTAQELEAGQDLRIVELPDYLATKADYGLTVIKNADPDAEKLAPYILSPKGQAILANYGFTSPYSTPVPENQGAYGTLLALSVVFAMHRKLLLAEKQIVKVSKP, encoded by the coding sequence ATGAAAAGGCATTTCTATACGTTTTCATTAATAGCTTGTGCTGTCAGTATTACACTACCAACCCCAGCATTGGGTGTTACACTATACGGCGCAGGTAGCTTGCGGAGTAGTCTTACCAAGTTGACAGAAGCTTTCACAAAAGATTCTGGCATTGCTGTTAATACATACTTTGGGCCTTCAGGTTTAACAAGAGCCAAAATAGAAAACGAACTAGCAGGAAATCTTAAAACCGCAGATGTGTTCGCCAGTGCGGACTTAGGAAATCCTCTACAACTCTTTCAAAAAGGCTTGAGTAGTCCTGTCGAGAATTTCACTAGCAATCGTATGGTTGCTGTCTTAAGACCAGGGTTGGATAATATTACATCAGATAATTTATTAGGCTTCTTACTTGATCCCAACATTAAAATAGGCACATCAACACCACTATCTGATCCTTCTGGAGACTACGCTTGGCAGATATTTGATAAAGCCGACAAGGTTAGACCCGGTAGTTCTCAAACTCTTAAAGACAAAGCCTTGCAGTTGGTAGGTGGAAACCCCTCTGCGCCACCAGTTCCCAGTAATGAAAATAACCTCGTTTACTTTCTAAAAACAAATCCTCTTGCAGATATCTTTTTAGCTTATTACACCAGTGGTAAAACGGCTCAAGAACTAGAAGCAGGACAGGATTTACGAATAGTAGAGTTGCCTGATTATTTAGCAACAAAGGCTGATTATGGTTTGACTGTTATCAAGAATGCAGATCCCGACGCTGAAAAATTAGCCCCATATATCCTCTCACCAAAAGGTCAAGCAATTTTGGCTAATTATGGATTTACTAGCCCTTATTCTACACCTGTTCCAGAAAATCAGGGTGCGTATGGTACTTTACTTGCTTTAAGCGTAGTTTTTGCTATGCACAGAAAGTTGCTTCTAGCTGAAAAGCAAATAGTAAAAGTAAGCAAGCCTTAA
- a CDS encoding S8 family serine peptidase: protein MKSTQLNHSIIDDHTRKDNSLQKDIFPHNYELNSGDILTSRFHSSSFTQQGDILVNQFTSQKANLNNSVSIASDGTINFQHSQNQALKSNSRNLSYDSFASITTRDYKDTSTGSSSSQTENSQVVSQSLETSSISLPDLIVQSATVPGAAKIGSTIQLNYTVKNQGSANAYSSYTYFYLSKDKIVTNYDNYLGADYIDSLAAGATSSKAITLTIDSGIPVGSYYLLLQANANGDLFESNDTNNVLDKAINIGLVNTDLVVQNAVAPSSVTVGYSFNTSYQVKNQGAENASNNSTTFYLSKDKALSNDDLYLGSKSVAGVTAGAAISQTISLNIVNNVAPGTYYLLYKADGNNNIVETNESNNIFAKAITVNNYFRSTNGYGLVNAAAAVAQALGQTTFADVPSLGGNNWGADLIKAPEVWAKGYTGQGITVAVVDGGVDRNHPDLSPNIWKNTQEIPGNGKDDDGNGYIDDVYGWNFVDNNNNTLDKSGHGTHVAGTIAGVRNSFGMTGIAYNAKIMPVKVLADNGSGSESAIAQGIRYAVNNGANVINLSLGKAQASSEIQAAIQYASSKKAIVVMAAGNGGNSTPFYPASYAKDWGLAVGAVDKNGNLAGFSNRAGNQLLSYVTAPGVGIYSTLPGNKYASWNGTSMAAPHVAGVVALMLSANKNLTDAQVRRIITSTAANSFTV, encoded by the coding sequence GTGAAATCTACTCAACTAAATCACAGCATTATTGATGACCATACGAGAAAAGATAACTCTTTGCAAAAAGATATTTTTCCTCATAACTATGAATTAAATAGCGGAGATATACTCACATCCAGATTTCATAGTAGTTCCTTTACTCAGCAAGGAGATATATTAGTTAATCAATTTACTTCACAAAAAGCCAATCTTAATAATTCAGTCTCAATTGCCAGTGATGGAACTATCAACTTTCAGCATTCACAAAATCAAGCTTTAAAATCAAATAGTAGAAACTTGAGCTATGATTCTTTTGCTAGTATTACTACCCGTGATTATAAAGACACTAGCACTGGATCAAGTTCTTCTCAAACAGAGAATAGTCAGGTTGTGAGTCAGAGCCTCGAAACTAGCAGTATTTCTTTACCAGACTTAATTGTACAAAGTGCTACAGTTCCCGGTGCAGCAAAGATTGGCAGTACCATTCAACTGAACTATACAGTTAAAAACCAAGGCTCGGCAAATGCTTATTCAAGTTATACCTATTTTTATCTATCTAAAGATAAAATTGTCACTAATTATGATAATTATTTAGGTGCTGACTATATTGATAGTCTGGCAGCAGGTGCTACTAGTTCAAAAGCAATTACGCTCACCATTGATAGTGGTATTCCCGTAGGCAGCTATTATTTATTATTGCAGGCTAATGCTAATGGAGATTTGTTTGAGAGCAATGATACTAACAATGTTTTAGACAAAGCTATCAATATTGGTCTGGTTAATACAGATTTAGTCGTTCAAAATGCTGTAGCTCCCAGTTCAGTAACAGTCGGCTATAGCTTTAACACTAGTTATCAAGTTAAAAACCAAGGAGCAGAAAATGCTTCTAATAATTCTACAACATTTTATCTATCTAAAGATAAAGCTCTTAGTAATGATGACCTGTATTTAGGCTCTAAGAGTGTTGCTGGTGTTACGGCTGGTGCTGCAATTTCACAAACAATTTCACTCAATATTGTGAATAATGTTGCTCCAGGTACTTATTATCTACTGTACAAAGCAGATGGTAACAACAATATTGTTGAAACTAACGAAAGTAATAACATTTTTGCTAAAGCTATCACTGTCAATAATTATTTTCGTTCCACCAATGGTTACGGTTTAGTGAATGCAGCCGCAGCCGTAGCTCAAGCTTTAGGTCAGACTACCTTTGCAGATGTGCCTTCTTTGGGTGGTAACAATTGGGGAGCAGACCTCATCAAAGCACCAGAAGTTTGGGCAAAAGGGTATACAGGTCAAGGAATTACTGTTGCTGTTGTGGATGGTGGAGTTGACCGCAACCATCCAGATTTGAGTCCTAATATCTGGAAAAATACTCAGGAAATTCCAGGTAATGGCAAGGATGATGATGGTAACGGCTATATTGATGATGTTTATGGTTGGAACTTTGTTGATAACAACAACAATACTTTAGATAAAAGTGGTCATGGTACTCACGTTGCTGGTACTATTGCCGGGGTCAGAAATAGCTTTGGTATGACTGGTATTGCTTATAATGCCAAGATTATGCCAGTTAAGGTTTTAGCTGATAATGGTTCAGGTTCGGAGAGTGCGATCGCTCAAGGTATTCGTTATGCTGTGAACAATGGCGCAAATGTGATTAACCTGAGTCTAGGTAAAGCCCAAGCTAGCAGTGAAATTCAAGCAGCTATTCAATATGCTAGCTCGAAGAAAGCGATCGTTGTCATGGCGGCGGGAAATGGCGGTAATTCCACACCATTCTATCCTGCTAGCTATGCCAAAGACTGGGGGCTGGCTGTAGGAGCAGTGGATAAGAATGGAAATCTGGCTGGCTTCTCCAACCGAGCAGGAAATCAATTACTTAGTTACGTCACTGCGCCT
- a CDS encoding RNaseH domain-containing protein produces the protein MMNNFDNEIELEEDLFAEEEDEETEGDFVSNTLYIQQGQIKSIAKFPLAFTVPDKLPPIIVEGFTLTWTKAGLQCFSKIQQGANVKNIPYGSLRNFLQVILKDAARIEPKIGLSKYALDYARYAVNAVPEPFVYLTGGNEEEINRILRPIINDWLTNYLKPFAEKEDISINIIERLEDLQERGELIKVSPCKSQVLPWTWNKETDTTTHRDKYAYQMLADYVARQIAGQVIFPDLKPMKRVIFSSGTFTSGIAELITDPISLDDTKGKFSFVVSLEVVTYPSLHQPLLKVDVSKRRWFTQLKAPKYDRRNISGFIFSQEHTDRAFSYQVRCEQDKNGKNGKTNKEEQVKWVWRTDKDFEILRRELNLGSSYDGQEIARGLASTNSCDVLLTYRNGLQDNSEEDEETFETYGIETGVPERDKLDAFEAIAKIIQPLGMQVFNKYSLVKPSHDLKKTKEATRMINLPTLLGGVLEALETDTNLEFTPEYLDQFNDKQIDDLLSKYFKLRLERIHWGRKALQFSKPTPNQTDDLQAIIQANQAAMQRLYPNERPLLFIFCETQLQTEAKLLQKVTQVLWGDTLDIEIVRLPENTHGPRESLSGKELNAKERSRERIKAWESTAQQIEKLNQPTFCLIMARQFYPNPNGQNTVKPDDKVNKPSTRQALAKVGAAVQFLLPIEKTKTTNRLKLADFFHRMQSALKDLIFAHSGRIDDIKGKVDKYLQNIPPEARPKEIIVITIVRKQKGRVRGKIEGTFLPIAIRINVDTDKCEFSCAYDRGNLVISSWTSFSDGRAFVSELTPIKLADKEEVRKTRFMDFVRQVVSDSIEDGKQPLVMIDSSNCVQLWPWLADIRINANQINLGSSQDMQVNWQGARIIRIRQEIAPGIIEKKARHLIETSVEDTRTKEELKKLPHTQEIPSASSATGLFRLSATNQTGCVAYLSVARESPHQYTRGQSCYRSTYSLDKKTGLLTKQAPFTGRWPTPNPLEIVVTLRQPEDNADDLAALVESLRYGFGHYSDWTALPAPLFFERVVRDYISYFTIEDDETEDEDADS, from the coding sequence ATGATGAATAATTTTGATAATGAAATTGAATTGGAAGAAGATTTATTTGCAGAAGAGGAAGACGAAGAAACTGAAGGTGATTTCGTCTCAAATACATTGTATATTCAGCAAGGTCAAATCAAATCAATTGCCAAATTTCCTCTAGCTTTTACAGTACCAGATAAACTACCACCAATTATAGTCGAGGGTTTTACTCTTACTTGGACAAAAGCAGGTTTGCAATGTTTTAGCAAAATTCAACAAGGAGCTAATGTCAAAAATATTCCTTATGGCTCATTGCGGAATTTTTTACAAGTAATACTCAAAGATGCAGCAAGAATTGAACCAAAGATAGGTCTTAGCAAATATGCCTTGGATTATGCTAGATATGCTGTCAATGCTGTGCCAGAACCTTTTGTTTACCTTACTGGTGGCAATGAGGAAGAAATAAATAGAATACTTCGCCCAATTATTAATGATTGGTTGACAAACTATCTCAAACCATTTGCTGAGAAGGAAGATATATCAATAAACATTATTGAGCGCTTGGAGGATTTGCAAGAAAGAGGAGAGTTAATAAAAGTTTCTCCGTGCAAATCTCAAGTATTGCCTTGGACTTGGAATAAAGAGACGGATACAACTACACATAGAGATAAATATGCGTATCAAATGCTTGCAGATTATGTGGCTCGTCAAATTGCTGGACAAGTTATTTTTCCAGATTTAAAGCCGATGAAACGTGTTATTTTTAGCAGTGGTACATTTACTTCTGGTATTGCAGAACTGATCACAGATCCGATTTCTTTAGATGACACAAAAGGAAAATTTAGTTTTGTCGTAAGTCTGGAAGTTGTGACTTATCCATCTTTACATCAACCTTTATTAAAAGTTGATGTTTCTAAACGTCGCTGGTTCACTCAGTTGAAAGCTCCTAAATATGACCGCAGAAATATTAGCGGTTTCATCTTTTCTCAAGAGCATACTGATCGCGCCTTTAGCTATCAAGTAAGATGCGAACAAGACAAAAACGGCAAAAATGGTAAAACTAATAAGGAAGAGCAGGTAAAATGGGTTTGGAGAACAGATAAAGATTTTGAAATATTACGAAGAGAATTAAATCTGGGGTCATCTTATGATGGTCAAGAAATCGCTAGAGGTTTAGCCTCTACTAATAGCTGTGACGTACTTCTAACTTACCGTAATGGGCTTCAAGATAATTCAGAAGAAGACGAAGAAACTTTTGAAACATACGGGATTGAAACAGGTGTTCCAGAGCGCGATAAATTAGACGCTTTTGAGGCGATCGCAAAAATTATTCAACCATTAGGAATGCAAGTATTCAATAAATATTCTTTGGTGAAACCAAGCCATGATCTGAAAAAAACAAAGGAAGCAACACGCATGATTAATCTTCCTACACTGCTTGGTGGTGTTTTGGAAGCTCTTGAAACAGATACTAACTTAGAATTTACACCGGAATATCTCGACCAATTCAACGATAAACAAATTGATGACTTACTAAGTAAATATTTTAAGCTTCGTTTAGAACGTATTCATTGGGGAAGAAAAGCGCTTCAGTTTAGCAAACCCACACCTAATCAGACAGATGATCTCCAAGCCATCATTCAAGCAAACCAAGCAGCAATGCAGCGATTATATCCCAATGAACGACCTTTATTATTTATATTTTGTGAAACTCAGTTACAAACTGAAGCAAAACTGTTGCAGAAAGTTACTCAAGTTTTATGGGGAGATACACTTGATATAGAAATTGTTCGCTTGCCAGAAAATACCCACGGGCCAAGAGAAAGTTTATCAGGAAAAGAGTTGAATGCTAAAGAGCGATCGCGTGAGCGAATTAAAGCATGGGAATCTACTGCACAACAGATTGAAAAGCTCAATCAGCCAACTTTCTGCTTAATAATGGCACGACAGTTTTATCCAAATCCTAATGGTCAAAACACTGTTAAACCTGACGATAAAGTTAACAAACCTTCAACTCGCCAAGCATTAGCAAAGGTTGGTGCTGCTGTGCAGTTTTTACTACCTATTGAAAAGACAAAAACAACAAATCGTCTCAAACTTGCAGACTTTTTCCATCGGATGCAGTCAGCACTGAAAGATTTAATTTTTGCTCATTCCGGTCGCATTGATGATATCAAAGGAAAAGTTGATAAGTACCTGCAAAATATTCCTCCAGAAGCTAGACCAAAAGAAATTATTGTAATTACAATTGTCCGTAAACAAAAAGGTCGCGTTCGTGGCAAAATAGAAGGTACATTTTTACCAATAGCAATCCGCATCAATGTGGATACAGATAAATGTGAATTTTCCTGTGCTTATGATAGAGGAAATTTAGTAATCAGTTCGTGGACAAGTTTTTCTGATGGACGAGCTTTTGTTTCTGAACTTACTCCTATTAAACTTGCTGATAAAGAGGAAGTACGCAAGACTCGATTCATGGACTTTGTGAGACAGGTTGTTTCTGATTCTATTGAAGATGGGAAGCAACCATTGGTAATGATTGATTCTTCCAACTGCGTTCAACTATGGCCTTGGTTAGCTGATATTAGAATAAATGCTAATCAAATTAACCTTGGTTCGTCTCAAGATATGCAGGTTAACTGGCAAGGCGCACGTATAATTCGCATTCGCCAAGAAATTGCCCCTGGCATTATTGAGAAAAAAGCCAGACACTTAATAGAAACCTCTGTAGAAGATACCAGAACTAAAGAGGAACTAAAGAAACTGCCGCATACGCAGGAAATTCCCTCAGCATCTAGTGCGACAGGCTTATTTCGACTCAGCGCGACTAACCAAACTGGATGCGTAGCTTATCTATCTGTGGCACGTGAATCACCACATCAATATACTCGTGGTCAAAGTTGCTATCGCTCAACCTACAGTCTAGATAAAAAAACTGGGTTACTCACAAAACAAGCTCCTTTTACTGGTCGCTGGCCTACTCCTAACCCCCTGGAGATTGTTGTTACCTTACGCCAACCAGAAGATAATGCTGATGATTTAGCTGCTCTTGTGGAGTCACTGCGCTACGGCTTTGGTCACTACAGCGATTGGACTGCTTTACCTGCTCCCTTATTTTTTGAGCGAGTTGTGCGCGACTATATCAGCTATTTCACTATTGAAGATGATGAAACCGAGGATGAAGACGCAGATTCTTAG
- a CDS encoding PEP-CTERM sorting domain-containing protein: MLKTKSWSKSPLIVLGLALATIFTASPSKATTFTYQGDTTGKPFWRRTAPGNPPTFISGERDGNLGFSVPYTVFDFTVDTSGLYTIKSDSQPTPPINRKWDNFLVLYQDSFDPTKQLTNVLRAATTTTGSIVTFDRELTAGQKYFLVTTGRRWNDSVKDFGFFTNTISGSGRIIPVPESDSIPAILAAGGITLLLYKRKVSLSLLCHSPKRFTIPKI; the protein is encoded by the coding sequence ATGCTAAAAACAAAGTCCTGGTCAAAGTCACCCCTGATTGTGTTGGGGTTAGCATTAGCTACTATTTTTACTGCTTCACCCTCCAAAGCTACTACTTTTACTTATCAAGGTGATACAACAGGTAAACCCTTTTGGCGGCGTACTGCACCCGGTAATCCTCCTACTTTTATCAGTGGTGAGAGAGATGGAAATTTAGGATTTAGTGTACCTTATACTGTGTTTGATTTTACTGTTGATACATCTGGTTTATACACTATAAAAAGTGACTCTCAACCAACCCCACCTATTAATAGAAAATGGGATAATTTTTTAGTTTTATATCAGGACAGTTTCGATCCAACTAAACAATTAACTAATGTTTTGAGAGCAGCTACTACAACTACAGGTAGTATTGTTACATTTGACAGAGAACTCACAGCCGGACAGAAATACTTTTTAGTTACAACTGGCCGTCGATGGAATGATTCTGTCAAAGACTTTGGCTTTTTTACCAATACAATCAGTGGTTCAGGTCGGATTATACCAGTTCCAGAATCAGATTCAATTCCTGCTATTTTAGCCGCAGGTGGTATTACTTTACTGCTATATAAGCGAAAAGTAAGTTTATCCCTCTTGTGTCACTCTCCGAAAAGATTTACCATTCCTAAAATATAA
- a CDS encoding PEP-CTERM sorting domain-containing protein, which translates to MKKLSLYLIAGLASSLVISHPTQAATLGKNLIVNGDAEQGQGDPIGNAVGTDIPNIPGWNTTASFSVLKYGATGFTFTNPFGNVVGVTLPSVDVPGPSNRGKNLFFGGADRASSSASQSINVTNLASVIDEGKAAFDLSGWLGGYATDRDNISLNITFLNQADQSLGTASISAPTPEERNNVTGLFFNSTNGSVPIGTRQINVVLNAVYARGRVSDTYADNLSLVITQVPEPEISGLSLLAVSSLIVWKSRNNRHIFH; encoded by the coding sequence ATGAAGAAACTAAGTCTTTATTTAATAGCAGGATTAGCATCTAGTCTTGTAATTTCTCATCCTACTCAAGCTGCTACTCTAGGCAAGAATTTGATTGTTAATGGTGATGCAGAACAAGGCCAAGGAGACCCAATAGGTAATGCAGTGGGTACTGACATTCCTAATATTCCTGGATGGAATACAACTGCTAGTTTTAGTGTATTAAAATACGGGGCAACAGGTTTTACCTTTACCAATCCCTTTGGTAATGTTGTCGGTGTTACTTTACCTAGTGTTGATGTTCCCGGCCCAAGTAATAGAGGAAAAAATCTCTTTTTTGGTGGTGCAGATAGAGCTTCATCTAGTGCTTCTCAATCCATTAATGTAACCAACCTCGCTTCAGTTATTGATGAAGGTAAAGCCGCCTTTGACTTAAGTGGTTGGTTAGGTGGATACGCTACTGATAGAGACAATATATCACTTAATATTACATTTCTTAATCAGGCAGATCAATCTTTAGGTACAGCTAGTATTTCTGCACCAACACCAGAAGAAAGAAACAACGTCACCGGATTATTTTTCAATTCAACTAACGGTTCTGTGCCTATAGGTACAAGACAAATTAATGTAGTGCTGAATGCAGTTTATGCAAGAGGTAGAGTAAGTGATACTTACGCCGATAATCTCTCACTGGTAATTACTCAAGTACCAGAACCAGAAATTTCAGGTTTATCATTACTAGCCGTATCAAGTTTAATAGTTTGGAAATCGCGGAATAATCGCCATATATTTCACTAA
- a CDS encoding ATP-binding protein encodes MRTKPDFWKGAERICWLCVFMEEFIGTNSLEYAPVVMSGMASILNAPAFAQARQAIFNMRQMSLAYVTHQSVKHAIALYNNYHYSNNTQGTYEIDIETLQFQRTDALEDSLITKARQILSSPLPYDTYGFTVADPRQPMAVALGEDSTSVKLDIPRISAPIAARRIHSLNRQPRGKIRIPLKELRDLAHEMDKREQQYPERRAGNWADRFERFDLMVSEAGKGLRKEDDVLELKDIKHLIGLPGSGKTTLLVLIAVWLGLHDYKAMFVFPSIEVARQYMADLAFHQVKVGMLVGQGDETRRRHADNIAEAIAATGNNGGFAYSLEQAEVFGLNCVLPAFSTADMSLWGFGYAPCNEILQGGGKQGKMKKCLCPLWTMCGRNKAQRDLLDANIWVGHVRSLDTQISPHATYEQLRYFELIARTFDLVVFDEGDMVQKVLDDYGAATLSISGSEKSIHRVILEQIHNRFARGENYRLFDRDIELYSRDLAEFGNHNTSLITTIHNMSGSRVKERYENQLLTVLRIVSELLNSQKKSTKQDEIDEQEVKTEVTRSRALAEFWEKAAYNAFYDRTGVNNPQDFKADFWPHYIGINKETLEKQWNILIQYFRRYLAENLIKQRDAIVQEIIDLFFKLCFPKHQLTIEAEDLIKLLITVTFVILGYQRIVPGTRTMVAEGFIRDPIVESTASPELRKFIPESILGSFSGVQYSFFKAQTTRTAARNMELSYITFVGAPRMLMHRFHRLLEADNGQASPAILITSATSFLQASPAYHINAGPHYLLKARQPKNHTSAKSIYRFKWFPDSQRGDQPLLYSGAGDPELQKRNLQLMVDALVKGGTTKSEIYKAMNKFDVKSDIRRKAALVVNSYDQARHIKKYINNYYPDVGRYTKAVVNSLREGEQPKDFITSAQCEALGDDENCDILIFPMLAIGRGVNIVFTKGERKLDAAIGSIYFLTRPHPTKNDMQLLYSLTGRATQEFDSRVFSETEDLNAITTAWRQSRKDLWLTANRLLREPLMASRLGPELFKSFTANQMVAILQTIGRGMRNGCPVSVYFVDAAWAKKSTEDKPDSGRDSMLVQMRIILEECVNHEDPVIREIYQELYGAFLEPLQRIQGVIYPDELHSLEELADEEAGFDEFSAILEM; translated from the coding sequence ATGCGAACTAAACCTGATTTTTGGAAAGGTGCAGAGCGAATTTGTTGGCTTTGCGTATTCATGGAAGAATTTATCGGCACTAATTCACTGGAGTATGCACCAGTAGTTATGTCTGGTATGGCCAGCATTTTAAATGCACCTGCCTTTGCACAAGCTCGTCAAGCTATTTTCAATATGCGGCAGATGTCACTGGCTTATGTAACGCACCAGTCAGTTAAGCACGCGATCGCTCTCTATAACAATTATCATTACTCCAACAATACTCAAGGGACGTATGAAATTGATATTGAAACACTTCAGTTTCAAAGGACTGACGCTTTAGAAGATTCGTTAATTACAAAGGCACGGCAAATTCTCAGTTCCCCTTTGCCCTACGATACCTATGGTTTTACAGTTGCCGATCCTCGTCAGCCAATGGCTGTGGCGTTAGGTGAAGACTCAACCTCCGTGAAGTTAGACATTCCCCGTATCTCTGCTCCGATTGCTGCACGTCGTATCCATTCCCTCAACCGCCAACCAAGAGGAAAGATTCGCATTCCCTTAAAAGAACTGCGTGATTTGGCTCATGAAATGGACAAGCGAGAACAGCAATATCCTGAACGACGGGCTGGGAACTGGGCAGATCGCTTTGAACGCTTTGACCTGATGGTATCGGAGGCGGGAAAAGGACTGCGGAAAGAAGATGATGTACTGGAATTAAAGGATATCAAACACTTAATTGGTTTGCCTGGGTCGGGTAAAACAACCTTACTGGTGTTGATAGCTGTCTGGTTGGGGCTACATGATTATAAAGCAATGTTTGTCTTTCCCTCAATTGAAGTTGCTAGACAGTACATGGCTGATTTAGCATTTCATCAAGTTAAGGTGGGAATGCTTGTTGGTCAAGGTGATGAAACTCGCCGTCGCCATGCAGATAATATTGCCGAAGCGATCGCCGCTACAGGAAATAATGGTGGTTTTGCTTACAGCTTAGAACAGGCAGAAGTTTTTGGATTGAATTGCGTTCTACCAGCCTTTTCCACTGCGGATATGTCTTTGTGGGGCTTTGGTTACGCACCTTGCAATGAGATATTGCAAGGAGGGGGGAAACAGGGAAAGATGAAGAAATGCCTGTGTCCCCTCTGGACAATGTGCGGTCGTAACAAAGCACAACGAGATTTATTGGATGCTAATATTTGGGTTGGTCATGTGCGATCGCTCGATACTCAAATATCACCCCATGCAACTTACGAACAACTACGATATTTTGAATTAATTGCCCGTACCTTTGACCTAGTTGTTTTCGATGAAGGCGACATGGTGCAGAAAGTCTTAGATGATTATGGCGCTGCAACTCTAAGTATTTCTGGCTCAGAAAAATCAATTCATAGAGTCATTCTCGAACAAATTCATAATCGCTTTGCTCGTGGTGAAAACTATCGACTATTTGACCGGGATATAGAACTTTACAGTCGTGACTTAGCTGAATTTGGCAATCATAATACCTCTTTGATTACCACCATCCATAATATGTCAGGGTCGCGGGTAAAAGAACGCTATGAAAATCAATTGTTGACTGTATTACGAATTGTTAGCGAACTCTTGAATAGTCAGAAAAAATCTACTAAGCAAGATGAAATTGATGAACAAGAGGTAAAAACAGAAGTTACCAGAAGTCGAGCGTTAGCTGAATTTTGGGAAAAAGCAGCATATAACGCCTTTTATGACCGCACAGGTGTTAATAACCCTCAAGATTTTAAAGCAGATTTTTGGCCTCATTACATAGGCATAAACAAAGAAACCTTAGAAAAGCAATGGAACATTCTCATTCAGTATTTTCGCCGCTACTTAGCTGAAAATTTGATTAAACAACGTGATGCGATCGTCCAAGAAATAATTGACTTATTTTTCAAACTCTGTTTTCCCAAACATCAATTAACTATCGAAGCAGAGGATTTAATTAAATTACTGATAACTGTTACATTCGTAATTTTGGGTTATCAGCGAATTGTACCAGGGACAAGAACAATGGTTGCAGAAGGCTTCATTCGTGATCCCATTGTAGAATCCACTGCATCACCAGAACTAAGAAAATTTATTCCAGAAAGCATTTTAGGTTCATTTTCTGGTGTGCAATACAGTTTTTTCAAAGCACAAACAACGCGCACTGCTGCGAGAAATATGGAATTATCATACATTACATTTGTAGGTGCGCCTCGGATGTTAATGCACCGCTTTCATCGGTTGTTAGAAGCAGATAATGGACAAGCCAGTCCAGCTATTTTAATTACCTCAGCTACATCATTTTTACAAGCAAGTCCAGCCTATCATATTAACGCCGGGCCACATTATTTACTCAAAGCACGTCAGCCAAAAAATCATACATCAGCAAAAAGCATTTATCGTTTCAAATGGTTTCCAGATAGTCAACGTGGTGATCAACCTCTACTATACAGTGGCGCAGGCGATCCCGAACTGCAAAAACGGAATCTTCAGCTGATGGTAGATGCTCTTGTCAAAGGAGGAACTACCAAATCTGAAATTTATAAAGCTATGAATAAATTTGATGTCAAGTCTGATATTCGTCGCAAAGCCGCTTTAGTTGTTAACAGTTATGATCAAGCTCGCCATATTAAGAAATACATCAATAACTATTATCCAGATGTTGGTAGGTATACAAAAGCAGTTGTTAACTCTTTGAGAGAAGGGGAACAACCAAAGGATTTTATCACTTCTGCTCAATGTGAAGCATTAGGAGATGATGAAAACTGTGATATTTTAATTTTTCCCATGCTAGCAATTGGTAGAGGTGTCAACATAGTTTTCACCAAAGGGGAAAGGAAACTAGATGCAGCAATTGGCTCTATTTACTTCCTCACTCGTCCTCACCCTACCAAAAATGATATGCAGCTTTTGTACAGCTTGACAGGACGAGCAACACAAGAATTTGATAGTCGAGTTTTTAGTGAAACAGAAGATTTGAATGCCATAACAACAGCTTGGCGACAATCAAGAAAAGACCTCTGGTTAACTGCTAATAGATTGTTACGTGAACCCTTAATGGCGAGCCGTTTGGGGCCTGAACTATTCAAATCATTTACGGCTAATCAAATGGTAGCTATTCTGCAAACAATTGGTCGAGGGATGCGGAATGGATGCCCAGTATCAGTTTACTTTGTTGATGCAGCTTGGGCTAAAAAATCAACAGAAGATAAACCCGACTCTGGACGAGATAGTATGCTAGTTCAGATGCGAATTATTTTAGAAGAATGTGTGAACCATGAAGACCCCGTAATTCGAGAAATTTATCAAGAACTGTATGGCGCATTTCTAGAACCTTTACAGCGCATTCAAGGAGTAATTTATCCTGATGAATTACATTCCTTAGAAGAATTGGCGGATGAAGAAGCAGGTTTTGACGAGTTTTCAGCAATATTGGAGATGTAA